One window of Lacerta agilis isolate rLacAgi1 chromosome 14, rLacAgi1.pri, whole genome shotgun sequence genomic DNA carries:
- the LOC117057346 gene encoding putative olfactory receptor 10D4 has product MAFFHNQIVMAGVRIARGITTDGSDQKNHTVVTHFILLGIPNTEGLQTTLFIVFSAFYLCTLLGNLTIMSAVLLDFHLHTPMYFFLCNLAILDIGFSSVTTPKMLSILWAQSRTISVGGCMSQVFFYHFMGCSECLLYTVMAYDRYIAICYPLRYMVIMNWKVCIILAAGTWLASSIQGIVLTSLTFTLPYCGPNIIDYFFCDVFPVVKLACADTSTIEAVGFNNIGIVGVSCFFLILLSYVRIIYSIARMNSGEGRRKAASTCASHLLVVTFFFGPCALIYTQPSLSGVLVTPVQIFGNVVTPMLNPVIYTLRNKDVKAALKKLMGRQTAPQLMAH; this is encoded by the exons ATGGCATTCTTCCACAACCAAATTGTTATGGCTGGTGTGAGAATAGCTCGTGGCATCACAAC GGATGGGTCCGACCAGAAGAACCACACAGTAGTGACCCATTTCATTCTCCTCGGAATCCCCAACACTGAAGGCCTGCAGACCACCCTCTTCATTGTCTTCTCGGCTTTCTATCTCTGCACTTTGCTGGGAAATCTGACCATTATGTCGGCTGTCCTCCTCGACTTCCATCTCCACACCCCTATGTACTTTTTCCTCTGCAACCTGGCCATCCTAGACATTGGTTTCTCTTCCGTCACCACTCCCAAAATGTTATCCATCCTTTGGGCACAGAGCAGGACTATCTCCGTAGGGGGGTGCATGTCCCAGGTCTTCTTCTACCATTTTATGGGATGTTCTGAGTGCCTGCTGTACACCGTCATGGCGTATGATCGCTACATTGCCATTTGTTACCCACTGCGATATATGGTCATTATGAACTGGAAGGTGTGCATCATCTTGGCGGCAGGTACATGGCTCGCCAGTTCCATCCAGGGCATCGTTCTCACCAGCCTCACTTTCACATTGCCTTACTGTGGCCCTAACATAATAGATTATTTCTTCTGTGATGTTTTCCCAGTCGTCAAGTTGGCCTGTGCAGATACTTCCACCATTGAAGCTGTGGGCTTCAACAATATTGGCATTGTGGGTGTGAGCTGCTTCTTCCTCATCCTCTTGTCTTATGTCCGCATCATTTACTCCATCGCACGGATGAATTCTGGGGAGGGGAGGCGCAAAGCGGCCTCCACATGCGCCTCCCATCTTCTGGTGGTTACCTTCTTCTTTGGACCCTGTGCCTTGATTTACACCCAGCCGTCTCTGAGTGGGGTCCTGGTCACCCCGGTGCAGATCTTTGGCAATGTTGTTACACCCATGCTCAACCCAGTCATCTACACTCTGCGAAACAAGGATGTGAAAGCAGCTCTGAAGAAACTAATGGGGAGGCAGACAGCCCCACAGTTGATGGCACATTAA